The genomic stretch CCACACCCCCTCATCCTCCCACGCATCCCCCACATCCAGCGTGTAAATCATCCCGAAAAAAGCTATCATCCTCCACCACCCCGCCCAGCACCTTCTCCGCATAATCGTGCAGCCCATAACAAAACGAGTGCCGGTCATACCCCGCCGTGGTGATCGCAATCATCAACGGCTGGCGGCGCGCCCCCGTCGCCGTCTCCATCACATCCCACAACCCCCCATCCGGCCAGGCGTGCACCTCATCCGCAATCACCCCATGCACATTCAACCCATCCAACGTGTTTTTGTCGCTCCCCAGCGGCTCAAATTTGCTGGCCGAGGTCCGGCTGTGCAGGTTGTCCCTGAACACCGTCACCTCCCGCGCCAACTGCGGCGAGCGGCGTACCATCTGCGTCGCGTCCTGGTGGCTGATGCGCGCCTGGTCGCGTTTCGTCGCCACGCTGTACACCTCCGCCCCCGGCTCATTATCCACAAACGCCAGGTACAACCCAATGCCCCCGGCCAGCGTCGTTTTGCCGTTCTTGCGCGCCACCTCCAGGTACACCGTCCGGAACCGGCGCAGCCCATCCGCCCGCCGCCACCCGAACACATTCCAAATAATAAATTGCTGCCACGGTTCCAACTTGATTGGCTGTCCCGCCCACTCCCCCTTCCAGTGATGCAGCACCCCGAAAAACGCAATCGCCATCCGTGCCGCCTGCTCATCAAACTGCAACCCCCGCGCCGCCCCCGTTTCCCTATCCGCTACATACCGCTCACACGCCAGCCGCACCCAGCGGCAGGCCACCACCCGCCCCCCCAACACATCCGCCGCATACCGCTCCGCCTCGAATTTCACTCACTCGCCTCTCCCCCGTTGGCCGCCTCAAACAGCAAATCCGCCAGGCTGAGCTGCTCCACCTCCGGCGGCAGTTGCAGCCGGGTGCGCGCGCTCGGCGTCATCCCAAACTCCGCCGCCAACCGCAGGTACATCCCGCTGGCGTCTCTCAACGCCTGCCACGCCGGGTGCTTCTTCGGCCCGTCCCGCCCCTCCACAATCAACCCCTCGTCCCCCAATATCCGCGCCGCCTCCAGCGCGAACGTGTAGTGCTCCGCCATCAGCCGCATGGCCGGCACATCCAGCCCCGTCAAAATCCGCAGCCGCTCCAGCTCCGGCGCGTGCTGGTCCCAATACGCACGCTGCCCCCGCCCCATCCCGCGCGGCCGCTTCACCGGCAACTGCGGCCGCGGCTCGTTGCGCGGCAGCGGCCGTTTGCCAGGGTTGCCCTCCAGCTCCTTCACGCGGGTCGGTTTTGGTCGTGGCCCAGGTCTTGACATAATGTTATATATCCCAACTATATCCCAAAATCATTACAGTCCCGCGACCCCGGCTGTCAGCGATTTACCACCCCCCTCCCATCGCGCGCGCTCCGCTGCGGTTTTGCGACTGTGGCACGAGTGACACAACGTTTGCAAGTTGGCGGCGTGGTCGCTGCCACCGTCACGACGCGGTACGATGTGGTCCACGTCGGTGGCCAGCTCCACCCGCCCGGCCGCGGCGTGGTCGCCGAATGGGTCAGCGCACAACGGCGAGCGGCTGAGGATCATGCGGCGCAGCCTGCGCCAGCGGGCACCATAGCCACGACTGGCCGCGCTGCCCCGCTCGTCGCTGCTGGTTGGCCGGTGCGCATCACACCAGCCGCCAGCCCCGGCCGGGACCACCGCCGCGCAGCCAGGAGACAAGCACACACTCCCCGGCCGGGATGGCATCAGCCACCGCCCAGCGCCAGCTTCATCAACTGCGCGAACTTCTCCGCCTCTTCGGCGTCAAAATCGAACTGGTTCAGTAGCAGTTTCACCGCAATGTCGATCACTTGTTCGGGGGTCATTTGGTTACATCCTCGCCCGGCCGGGGCGTCCCATCCCCGGCCGGGCTTTGCACAGGAGGGAGGAATGAAATCACGTCACTGGTACAGCATCGTCGTCCAGCCAACGATACTGGCCATTTGGCGTCATGAGAATGATGCCGGCGCGGATTGATTGCAGCCGGCTGCGCATGGCCTCGTCGGTGCGGTACAGCCAACGCATAGCCGCCCGCACGTCTGCCTCTGTGCAGGGCTGCCAATCGCCGTTAGCTGGTTTG from Flavobacteriales bacterium encodes the following:
- a CDS encoding HNH endonuclease, with amino-acid sequence MPSRPGSVCLSPGCAAVVPAGAGGWCDAHRPTSSDERGSAASRGYGARWRRLRRMILSRSPLCADPFGDHAAAGRVELATDVDHIVPRRDGGSDHAANLQTLCHSCHSRKTAAERARWEGGGKSLTAGVAGL
- a CDS encoding phage terminase small subunit P27 family, with product MKELEGNPGKRPLPRNEPRPQLPVKRPRGMGRGQRAYWDQHAPELERLRILTGLDVPAMRLMAEHYTFALEAARILGDEGLIVEGRDGPKKHPAWQALRDASGMYLRLAAEFGMTPSARTRLQLPPEVEQLSLADLLFEAANGGEASE